A single genomic interval of Croceibacter atlanticus HTCC2559 harbors:
- a CDS encoding DUF6913 domain-containing protein encodes MVLNKMKRASIKRSIQKLTTNRVLENHNSKIEKVVCLVDIDVFSTVQELDKFAESLGVKPKDFKVIGYSAQKKTIKTYSGLLFTSTKIGWKGVVKDSEIKDIIEQPTDLLINYYNKDVLGLALLSAKSSAKFKVGLGNVNPQLNDLIIGCDITDINTFKTEMVKYLKVLNKL; translated from the coding sequence ATGGTATTAAATAAAATGAAACGGGCTTCAATAAAACGAAGCATACAAAAACTTACTACAAATAGAGTTTTAGAAAACCATAATTCTAAAATAGAGAAAGTTGTTTGTTTGGTAGATATCGATGTGTTTAGTACAGTTCAAGAACTAGATAAATTTGCAGAATCCTTAGGTGTAAAACCAAAAGATTTTAAGGTTATAGGGTATTCAGCTCAAAAGAAAACCATTAAAACTTATTCTGGGTTGCTTTTTACAAGCACAAAGATTGGCTGGAAAGGTGTGGTTAAAGATTCTGAAATAAAGGATATCATAGAACAACCAACAGATTTGCTTATAAATTACTATAATAAAGACGTTTTAGGCCTTGCATTGCTAAGTGCAAAAAGTTCTGCAAAATTTAAGGTAGGATTAGGTAATGTTAATCCGCAGTTAAATGATTTAATAATAGGCTGTGATATTACAGATATTAATACATTTAAAACCGAAATGGTAAAATATTTAAAAGTACTCAATAAACTATAA
- the ligA gene encoding NAD-dependent DNA ligase LigA: protein MTVKDQIQQLREELRQHNYNYYVLDKPEISDYDFDQKLKQLQDLETENPEFYDANSPTLRVGGQVTKNFDTTTHDYRMYSLDNSYSKEDLEDWEKRIMKMVDGDVHYTCELKYDGASISLTYEDGELIRAVTRGDGFKGDNVTNNVKTIRSIPLKLNGDYPKRFDIRGEIILPLEGFTKMNAERVANGEEAYANPRNTASGSLKLQDSTEVSKRPLDCLLYSIIGKNLNFKTQFEGLEKAREWGFKVPEVATLAKSTKEVMAFVNYWDTHRHDLPYETDGVVIKVNNLQQQEELGYTAKAPRWAMAYKFKAEQVSTVLEKITYQVGRTGAITPVANLIPVQLAGTTVKRASLHNADQIEKLDIREEDTVFVEKGGEIIPKIIGVDFTKRDKNSKPTQYIEHCPECETPLVRNEGEAQHYCPNEERCPPQVVGRIQHYISRKALDIEGLGGETVALLANAGLIKNYADLYTLKIEDVLPLERMAQKSAENLINGIEASKQIPFERVLFGLGIRHVGETVAKTLVKTFKTIENLANAKEEELVEVEEIGGKIAESVVVFFSDEYKKETVQRLKEYGVQLEISAEQLQGQTNKLEGEIIVVSGVFNKLSRTELKKAIEDNGGKVSSSISSKTTYLVAGENMGPSKRTKAEGLNVPIITEDEFLDKIQ from the coding sequence TATTATGTATTAGACAAGCCAGAAATCTCGGACTATGATTTTGATCAAAAATTAAAACAGTTACAGGATTTAGAGACAGAAAACCCTGAGTTTTATGATGCAAATTCGCCAACGTTGAGAGTTGGTGGGCAAGTCACTAAAAACTTCGATACAACTACCCATGACTATCGTATGTATTCTCTAGACAATTCTTATTCTAAAGAAGATTTAGAAGATTGGGAAAAACGTATTATGAAGATGGTAGATGGAGATGTGCATTATACTTGTGAGTTAAAATATGATGGCGCTTCAATAAGTTTAACTTATGAGGATGGAGAGCTTATTAGAGCTGTAACAAGAGGTGATGGTTTTAAGGGAGATAATGTAACCAATAATGTTAAGACAATACGTTCAATTCCTTTAAAATTAAATGGAGACTATCCTAAACGATTTGATATTAGGGGTGAAATTATCTTACCTTTAGAAGGGTTTACAAAAATGAATGCAGAGCGCGTAGCCAACGGTGAAGAAGCTTATGCTAACCCAAGAAATACAGCTTCTGGAAGTTTAAAATTACAGGATAGTACAGAAGTTTCAAAACGCCCATTAGATTGTTTGCTATACTCAATAATTGGCAAAAACTTAAATTTCAAAACCCAATTTGAAGGTTTAGAAAAGGCAAGAGAATGGGGCTTTAAAGTACCAGAAGTTGCAACACTAGCAAAAAGCACGAAAGAGGTTATGGCGTTTGTTAATTATTGGGACACCCATCGTCACGATTTACCATATGAAACAGATGGTGTTGTAATAAAAGTAAATAATTTACAGCAACAAGAAGAGTTAGGGTATACTGCTAAGGCACCACGTTGGGCAATGGCTTATAAGTTTAAAGCAGAGCAGGTTTCTACAGTATTAGAGAAAATTACGTATCAAGTTGGCCGCACTGGTGCCATTACACCTGTTGCTAACTTAATACCTGTGCAGTTAGCTGGTACAACTGTTAAGAGAGCCTCGTTGCACAATGCAGATCAAATAGAAAAACTGGACATAAGAGAAGAAGACACTGTTTTTGTAGAAAAAGGTGGAGAAATTATTCCTAAAATTATAGGTGTCGATTTTACAAAAAGAGATAAAAACTCTAAACCTACACAATATATTGAGCATTGTCCAGAATGTGAAACGCCGTTAGTGAGAAACGAAGGCGAAGCACAACATTATTGTCCAAATGAAGAACGTTGTCCACCACAAGTTGTAGGGAGAATTCAACATTATATATCACGTAAAGCTTTAGATATAGAAGGGTTGGGAGGAGAAACTGTCGCGTTATTAGCAAATGCAGGTCTTATAAAGAATTATGCAGATTTATATACATTAAAAATTGAAGATGTATTGCCATTAGAACGTATGGCTCAAAAAAGTGCAGAAAATTTAATTAATGGAATTGAAGCTTCAAAACAAATTCCTTTTGAACGTGTATTATTTGGTTTAGGCATAAGACACGTTGGTGAGACTGTAGCAAAAACACTTGTTAAAACGTTTAAAACAATTGAAAACTTAGCAAATGCCAAAGAGGAAGAGCTTGTTGAGGTAGAAGAAATAGGAGGTAAGATAGCAGAAAGTGTTGTAGTCTTTTTTAGTGATGAGTATAAAAAAGAGACCGTACAACGTTTAAAAGAGTATGGTGTTCAATTAGAGATATCTGCAGAACAATTACAAGGACAAACAAATAAGCTTGAAGGCGAAATAATAGTTGTATCTGGTGTATTTAATAAACTAAGTAGAACAGAACTTAAAAAAGCTATTGAAGATAATGGCGGTAAAGTATCCAGTTCAATATCTTCCAAAACTACATACTTGGTTGCAGGAGAAAATATGGGTCCTAGTAAACGCACAAAAGCAGAAGGTTTAAATGTTCCAATTATAACAGAAGATGAGTTTTTAGATAAAATACAATGA
- a CDS encoding lysoplasmalogenase family protein, whose translation MLFEYLDVFEFQVLFKPFIILCLYFYYKRLETKKALLYEAGLLFAFISNILFLDRSIPSFLFFGVLCSLGYLTIFIFYILKQTRKRNFLAVLATSTPLLCIAAYQIYLFRDNLESNFWLVILGGFIVCMYCGLSFYTYFLRSSRQTSYLLISGICMFSTAVLFSIEVFFLNSDILRVPVIGSYALLQFSFMKFILEEESEEDALYLEENLQ comes from the coding sequence ATGTTATTTGAATATTTAGACGTTTTTGAGTTTCAGGTGTTGTTTAAACCTTTTATAATTTTATGCCTATACTTTTATTATAAACGTTTAGAAACTAAAAAAGCATTGCTTTATGAAGCTGGCCTTCTCTTTGCATTTATAAGTAACATCCTATTTTTAGATAGAAGTATTCCTAGTTTTTTATTCTTTGGTGTTCTGTGTTCTTTAGGGTATCTCACAATATTTATATTTTATATTCTTAAACAAACCCGAAAACGTAATTTCTTAGCCGTATTAGCAACATCAACACCTTTGTTGTGTATTGCTGCATATCAAATCTATTTGTTTAGAGACAACTTAGAAAGTAATTTCTGGTTAGTTATTTTAGGAGGTTTTATAGTATGTATGTATTGTGGTCTTTCATTTTACACATACTTCTTAAGGAGTAGTAGGCAAACAAGTTATTTGCTTATAAGTGGTATTTGTATGTTCTCTACGGCTGTACTTTTTAGTATAGAGGTTTTCTTTTTAAACTCTGATATTCTGAGAGTTCCAGTAATTGGTTCCTATGCATTACTTCAATTCTCATTTATGAAATTTATTCTGGAAGAAGAATCTGAAGAAGACGCTCTGTATTTAGAAGAAAACCTGCAGTAA